Proteins from a genomic interval of Hordeum vulgare subsp. vulgare unplaced genomic scaffold, MorexV3_pseudomolecules_assembly, whole genome shotgun sequence:
- the LOC123420117 gene encoding NAD(P)H-quinone oxidoreductase subunit 1, chloroplastic — protein MIIDRVEVETINSFSKSELLKEVYGLISILPILTLLLGITIEVLVIVWLEREISASIQQRIGPEYAGPLGLLQAIADGTKLLFKEDILPSRGDISLFSIGPSIAVISVLLSFLVIPLGYHFVLADLSIGVFLWIAISSIAPIGLLMAGYSSNNKYSFSGGLRAAAQSISYEIPLTFCVLAISLRVIR, from the coding sequence ATGATAATAGATAGGGTAGAGGTAGAAACTATCAATTCTTTTTCGAAATCGGAATTATTAAAAGAAGTCTATGGACTGATATCGATTCTACCCATTTTGACCCTCCTTTTAGGAATTACAATAGAGGTACTCGTAATTGTGTGGTTAGAAAGAGAAATATCTGCGTCGATACAACAACGTATTGGTCCTGAATATGCTGGCCCCCTGGGCCTGCTTCAAGCTATAGCAGATGGGACTAAACTACTTTTTAAAGAAGATATTCTGCCATCGCGAGGAGATATTTCTTTATTTAGCATTGGACCTTCTATAGCAGTCATATCAGTTTTATTAAGTTTTTTAGTTATCCCTTTGGGATATCATTTTGTTTTAGCCGATCTTAGTATTGGTGTTTTTTTATGGATTGCCATTTCAAGTATAGCTCCTATTGGTCTTCTTATGGCAGGATATAGCTCAAATAATAAATATTCTTTTTCAGGCGGTCTACGAGCTGCTGCTCAATCCATTAGTTATGAAATACCATTAACTTTTTGTGTGCTAGCAATATCTCTACGTGTGATTCGTTAA